The Aedes aegypti strain LVP_AGWG chromosome 1, AaegL5.0 Primary Assembly, whole genome shotgun sequence sequence tgtcgatcaaaaaaagaaaacatcagATTAACAAAAGAAGAAAATAAAGAAACCTAAACTTTGTCCCTTGCAGTTTGCTAAAGCTCTGTGTAGCGGTGCTTGTGTTTGTGTGAATGAGTTGAAAGATGATCGGGGTAAAATAACAACTAGGGCGACTGTCTGTGGGAGAGGATATCGGAATGAGGACAAGGGGACGACGAGATGATAATGGGTGCTGTGTGCGTGGGTGGGAAGCCTTTCAACCTGAGTTTTCATTTCGTTTTGGGATTATAGATAAAAGGGGGGAAGGAAGGGAGGGAGGGACGAGGGAGGTTTTTTTCAGCGGGAGATGGATTAACTCCACACGTCGGCCGAGTATCGCTTCTGGGCTTCCATCTTCTTGATGTACTGGATGGCTTCACTCTCGCTCATGCTGCCCTTGGTCTGCAGCACCTTGAGCAGAATGTTCCGCACGTCGGTGGCCATGTTCTTGGCGTCACTGTTTTAGTGGGGAAGAGAGGATTAAAACCAGTTGCTTCTATGACCAATGGTGACCAACTTACCCGCAAATGTAGAAATGACCCTTGTTCTCCCCTATCACATTCCACAGCAGATCCATGTCCTCCTCCAGCAGGTGCGTGACGTAGACTTTGTGCGCTTGATCCCGGGAGAAGGCCGTTCGCAGCTTCATTATGCCGCGCTGGACGTAGTCTTCCAATTCCTGTGGAAAAGAAAGTAATAGACGTTATAAACTtccattaaaatagtgaccaagtctgTACAAAGAGACCTGGTACCAGCTCTGAAtgcagaacacctagatataaaaaagCGAAACATTACCTCTTCATAGATGTAATCCTCCGATCGTTTCCGACAGCCAAAGTACAAAATGGTCTGTCCCACTTCTTTTCCGTCCTTCTTGTTGAAGTCGCGCTCCTGAATGAACCCGCGGAACGGAGCCAGACCCGTACCGGGTCCAACCATGATGACAGGAGTCTCCGTTTTTGCAGGCAACCGGAACTGGCTCTTACGAATGAAGATCGGCACCCGTGGCAGGGGCTCCCCATCCAGGGGGTGCTTCTGTGATAGGAATGTCGTGGCCACACCATGGTTGACGCGTCCGGTTTTCGTTTCGTACTTGACCAGAACGGCCGTGACGTGAACCGTGGTCGGGTACAGTTTGGACGACGACGAAATCGAGTAGTAACGGGGCTGAAGGCGGGGCAACAGTTCACAGATGTGGTCGATCGGTGGCCGACACGAAGGAAGGTCCTCCAACACGTGCACAATGTTACGACAGCTGTCCTGGACCCATTCCTGATACTTGGCCTTGCCTTCTGGATTCGTCGAGCACATGAACCGCAGGAACTCCTTATCCTTCTCTTCGCTGCAGTATTCGGCCAACTCCTTGAGGATGTGCGTTCTTGGCAGGGCAGTGATCTCCAGGTAGTGCGTCAACGCGGTTCTGTACGTGGTCGGGCAAGGGAACGGATGCTTCTTGCTGCTGTCCGTGTCGGTGTTGATCAGCGAGAAAACCGTGTCCAGATCGGCATTGCAAAGCTTTCCCAATCTCAGCACCAGATCCTGATCGTTGACCGGGTACATGGCCAAGTGGTCACCGGCTTCGTAACGCATCTTGGACCCCTCAATGTCGAATTCAATGTGCATGCAGGACCGGCCGCCAGCTTTGTGCAGTTCACGGTTGACCTTGATCGGGGCCAGGAAGGGATTCTTTGCATCGAAGGGCGGTCGCTGAGTTTGAAGGGAGTGTAGACGAGCCACTTCACCGGTGTACAGTCGCTCCGTTGGAGTTTCCGGCTGTTCCAGCAAACGGTACTGACGCATCAACACCTCTTCGCCCGAGCTCTCGATTCCGAAGTGGTCGCAAACGGCTGGCCAGAACTTGTCCTTCCATGTGATGAAGTCGTCCTCAATGCTGTGGAAAAAAACAATCGATTAGTATGCAAAATTCTTTTAATGACATCCAGTCAAATCTCGCTGTTTCTAAAAccgtttttaacaaaaatgatcATCAATCCTGCATCCACTATTCGAAATATATAATATCCTAGAATCTTCTTTGtgaatttgcaaatatttcattcAGGGAAATGAGCGTGATAGTGATTTGAAGACCTTTGATCATTTACCTACAAGGGATgtattcatttttgaaaaaatcccgtATGTTAATGCTAGTCTCTAAATAGTCTAATTTTATTGTAATGCCTCGAAAAGTctttatttcaaccaaaatacgcttccaatcgcaaaacgcaacatGGCAGGTATACTCCTGTCGAATTTTTTCCTAGGTTGATTGATTGTGTAGgtagttatctggtgttagtatttaaggtagagagatgcgacgatttcttcagtggatacgagtaactgacactgaagaagactgcaagtggtagtcgaaatacgcgtatctgtcaaagataagcatttaggagcggaattaaaaggtacacggtactccatctacttttaagtttctctatttgagattctgctcagaggattcgaacattcattatagagatatgtgaggttagtttcattggaactttcgcctgagcgatttttgcgcttgaataaaatacgcttcgggacattctccgctgcctctaaaaatatcattgggtagataaatgaattctctaccattggatctcattcaatttcatacataagtgaagtaagcggtgaaaataaatattttgttccgaatgttttgaaaccatgaatgagtttgacattgctctcgtcaaccattCTCCAGAGTGTTTCGTCCTAAATACATTCAGAGGATCCTCCAGGGATCCATCCGGAATTTCATCTAGATATTCCTCCACcaattttccgaaaaaatcttCCTGCGATCTTTCAATAGAAGCTTAGAGGAACTGCTCCAGAATTTGCCCAGGAAATCCTTGGGTACTCTCAACGCTACTACATTcaataatttctgattattctGAACAATTTTCCCAGGGACTATACCGGAAttttcttccagcaatttcttcttctttctctagAAAGATCTTTTAAAGGTTTCTACATGGGTTCTTTCAACAAAATCTACATAGGTTTATTCCAGAgcttttgaagacatttttacAAGAAATCCTGCAATGATTcctacaattattttttcccaTTATTTTCCTAgacatttctcaaagaatttatttaaatttaattccaGGAATAGCCCGAAGAGCCCTCCATGGgttattttttattatggtaTTCAGCTGgaggagctgcctgacagcttaacttgtcaaggctgaaccctcggtctagcttttgccaagtttcccctctaccaggaccaatactcagacggactaggctatagtgcccacatgaacactgttttttattagtattgtgacgtggtagtttttttttaaatacccatattcccttgcttctgagaaaaggcagcattgtgaaaatcagcagctccattagattttttgaaatagtagtgtagtagtgtcattactaatactgtctagtcgaaatggttttgaataatttgtcatttaagtgctattctgattactcctgtcttttacgtatgATTAGACTCTTAAATGTCatttgtcgtcaagtcttaacaaagttaggctgtttagtagtagttctagttaatttcatttttgttgttaaaagtatttactggtcattacgttcatatatccttaaagaaaaaagtcgctttccttgtctgttcaacaatttttcgaaactagcaagtgtaccctaatgatcgatctcagcgtcttacttcccatagtcatttttatattcCTTTTtcaagagtaaagttaccttaggcttctataacagtctcctacaagattcacttttcggtggcaaatgcaatgcttcacaacgcctactttctacttgtaaattttgcgaaaatgaagctggaattagattatttataccgctgttacaaaagaggtatttcttattatggcaatgtaaaaaccatattaaaataagattgtcgccacttatctactcagtgaatctactagtcattttcctcagagtaatattccctacgtcgtacatgataacgatgtgtataattagctaatagtaagagtggctacggatcattctggttagcaaagaacaaactgaacgtcaccaatagtattaatgtccacttcgaatagattaattatttgaaatgggcatcaattctatcaacgacgcagaatgtccgttggatcacatccgagatattattgcgtctatgccatatggattatgacgcggctttaatcaaaaaatgccaaaatgtgataccaccactacaggttacacCTTTGGTTTctatcatatgggctaatggattatgtcctcccatcgcggcaaggtcgcataaccaaggggagggtatTGTCCattatgatgttttcaaaagttttttcatccacaaacataaggactgttcattttataaaatggacaccttgtacatgttatatctttttaatttatcaatgaaatcggaatcggttttctgtacatcgatcGACATATATTGTACTAtattatgataataaaaaagcacaaaaataataaaattttacacTAATAAGGCAAAACGTTTAGAACAGTCTATTGTTTGAAGTTATCAACAACAATGGTTTTTAGAAATtgactggaaaattcgacaatctatatttttattttcagaaaaggcttgttcttcgaaagcatcatcaatcagaagccttcataaaaatatttggtaatttttggagcaacaatttttcagatataataaactcatttttcactgatttttcaagagaaaaataccgtcgatgggggtgacaatgggtctggggggtgagattgggtcaaaacggaaaaatatgatttatgaaatatttcagctaataacgctgatattactaaaattaataattcatatgttagagaacatatttttccacataattcatcacaatgtacatttttagaaatagtagtttttgtttactttatctataaacttgtatgttgaaattagataaaatttacaacattaaatttgtcctgtgcaaagtattacGCATGTACTTTCacctctatcgttatattagtagaaggtttaaagtcttttcattacacgtcacacgtattttccggaatctatttgatttttcaacaaaaaaatcatttttttcggtacggtgtctaaaacatcaaaaatgggggtgagattgggtcaagcaagaacgacagtaaatgaaattgcatgtccacttttttgacattttacggtgccggtagttctctttttcattaagatgtgtttattctttcaaaatacagcatctctgaaacatcaaactaggcttcttgaggattccgtgcattgaataacaatgcaacgcattttgacaacttctcaatccagcatctgtgtttcgtgcgcagcaacatcgtaaaattttatcaaatgaattgttttttttttttaatttaattatttatcagtgttttcatattatagaaacatctcctggaagtacaaatgagttggaacactgaaatatcgtgattatgacgtcaacatctgcctgaaatgtattgatcgtggattGTCGCTCCGAAATTcaactatttgcgaagaattaaaataatcactgtttaaGTAcgcctttggggaaactgaataggcttcatggcaatggggatgagattttgaagacaatccgaggggaaaaaatagaaaatttatgtaaacttgacgatgaatgttgtgtttacatattttttctca is a genomic window containing:
- the LOC5577930 gene encoding NADPH--cytochrome P450 reductase isoform X2, translated to MATRWWNSAQLAKRLLTRQGSTYCIAPSATHHEIWPIPPSSRVGARKWNWLRWFLKRIGQDPKASGRFRRKRSLIEVFGLGNKTYEHYNKVGIYVDKRLEELGANRVFELGLGDDDANIEDDFITWKDKFWPAVCDHFGIESSGEEVLMRQYRLLEQPETPTERLYTGEVARLHSLQTQRPPFDAKNPFLAPIKVNRELHKAGGRSCMHIEFDIEGSKMRYEAGDHLAMYPVNDQDLVLRLGKLCNADLDTVFSLINTDTDSSKKHPFPCPTTYRTALTHYLEITALPRTHILKELAEYCSEEKDKEFLRFMCSTNPEGKAKYQEWVQDSCRNIVHVLEDLPSCRPPIDHICELLPRLQPRYYSISSSSKLYPTTVHVTAVLVKYETKTGRVNHGVATTFLSQKHPLDGEPLPRVPIFIRKSQFRLPAKTETPVIMVGPGTGLAPFRGFIQERDFNKKDGKEVGQTILYFGCRKRSEDYIYEEELEDYVQRGIMKLRTAFSRDQAHKVYVTHLLEEDMDLLWNVIGENKGHFYICGDAKNMATDVRNILLKVLQTKGSMSESEAIQYIKKMEAQKRYSADVWS
- the LOC5577930 gene encoding NADPH--cytochrome P450 reductase isoform X1, with the translated sequence MDAQTEPEVPPAPISDEPFLGPLDIILLAVLIGGAAWYFLKSKKKDTQTSQFKSYSIQPTTVNTMTMAENSFIKKLKSSGRRLVVFYGSQTGTAEEFAGRLAKEGLRYQMKGMVADPEECDMEELLSLKDIDKSLAVFCLATYGEGDPTDNCMEFYDWIQNNDVDFSGLNYAVFGLGNKTYEHYNKVGIYVDKRLEELGANRVFELGLGDDDANIEDDFITWKDKFWPAVCDHFGIESSGEEVLMRQYRLLEQPETPTERLYTGEVARLHSLQTQRPPFDAKNPFLAPIKVNRELHKAGGRSCMHIEFDIEGSKMRYEAGDHLAMYPVNDQDLVLRLGKLCNADLDTVFSLINTDTDSSKKHPFPCPTTYRTALTHYLEITALPRTHILKELAEYCSEEKDKEFLRFMCSTNPEGKAKYQEWVQDSCRNIVHVLEDLPSCRPPIDHICELLPRLQPRYYSISSSSKLYPTTVHVTAVLVKYETKTGRVNHGVATTFLSQKHPLDGEPLPRVPIFIRKSQFRLPAKTETPVIMVGPGTGLAPFRGFIQERDFNKKDGKEVGQTILYFGCRKRSEDYIYEEELEDYVQRGIMKLRTAFSRDQAHKVYVTHLLEEDMDLLWNVIGENKGHFYICGDAKNMATDVRNILLKVLQTKGSMSESEAIQYIKKMEAQKRYSADVWS